A DNA window from Paenibacillus sp. HWE-109 contains the following coding sequences:
- a CDS encoding iron-sulfur cluster assembly accessory protein: MNVKISRNAAKVLQLELDKEENKGLLVRVQVTHSHGDHAHYGLGLDDKSENDVLVSTDKGIDVILDKTEPLLDGIRIDYFYTPEEGFMITNPSKGNHGDH, encoded by the coding sequence ATGAACGTCAAAATTTCTCGTAACGCAGCAAAAGTACTTCAATTGGAGCTTGATAAAGAAGAAAACAAAGGTTTGTTAGTTCGTGTACAAGTGACTCATTCCCATGGTGACCACGCTCACTACGGTTTAGGTCTTGACGATAAATCAGAAAATGACGTCCTTGTCAGCACGGATAAAGGGATTGATGTAATTCTGGATAAAACTGAGCCTTTGCTTGATGGCATCCGCATTGATTACTTCTACACACCGGAAGAAGGCTTCATGATTACAAACCCAAGCAAGGGGAATCACGGAGATCACTAA
- a CDS encoding esterase-like activity of phytase family protein — MKRFFRRKRLLLLFAAMGTLTSATVVAAGPAALEAIAVKFPITSGGKTLTLDKDPVVIDGSTYVPLRTIGEALGKQVEWNEWNQSISLKDIPKVTGKFEWKNAPVLDKGIQEGGFSGLVHLPKDAPNTFYSLADRGPNGEVGKDKLRTFPIDSYIPRLYKFKITNGTIEILETIKLSLPDGKIDKVSKTKYITGLPNLDGTDEVPYDEKGATKLSYDPDGLDLEGIAYSPSDDTFWISDEYRPSILQVKRDGTILGRYVPKGSKEKLVQAGAQIPIFDTLPEVYNKRIANRGFEGVTISPDGKFLYTSIQSPMANPDKKTGEASRNLRILKMDLATKQIVGEYVYVAEQAGMFAKVNQKDIVISDMSALSGDVLLVDERDKNAGADAQLKRIYKSDFSKATNILGKAASNNLEGLSIQQLKDQGIQPVSKELIVDIAKLGYPYEKIEGLAVVDKNTIAIVNDNDFGISYDEKGVLTLTGAPTQLQLIQVTDDLSTK; from the coding sequence ATGAAAAGATTTTTCAGAAGAAAACGTTTGCTCCTATTGTTTGCCGCTATGGGTACCTTAACCAGTGCAACTGTCGTTGCAGCAGGTCCGGCAGCGCTGGAAGCTATTGCGGTAAAGTTTCCAATAACATCCGGTGGCAAAACGCTAACCCTGGACAAGGATCCCGTTGTCATTGACGGCAGTACCTATGTACCCCTTCGCACGATTGGTGAAGCACTGGGGAAGCAAGTGGAATGGAATGAATGGAACCAGTCCATTTCCCTCAAAGATATTCCGAAAGTGACAGGGAAATTTGAGTGGAAAAATGCGCCTGTTCTGGACAAAGGGATTCAAGAAGGCGGCTTCTCCGGTTTAGTGCATCTGCCCAAAGATGCTCCTAATACGTTCTATTCGCTTGCGGATCGCGGACCTAATGGTGAAGTAGGCAAAGATAAACTACGTACATTTCCTATTGATAGTTATATTCCTCGTTTGTACAAATTCAAAATTACAAATGGTACGATTGAAATTCTGGAAACGATTAAACTCTCCTTGCCGGACGGCAAAATCGATAAAGTAAGCAAGACCAAATACATAACAGGTTTACCGAATCTAGACGGAACAGATGAAGTGCCTTACGATGAGAAAGGGGCAACGAAACTTTCCTATGATCCGGACGGATTGGACTTGGAAGGTATCGCCTACAGCCCATCTGATGATACGTTTTGGATTTCGGATGAATATCGGCCATCCATTCTTCAAGTTAAACGCGATGGAACGATTCTAGGCCGCTATGTGCCAAAAGGTTCCAAAGAGAAATTAGTACAGGCCGGCGCACAGATCCCTATTTTCGATACGCTGCCTGAGGTTTACAACAAACGTATTGCCAACCGTGGTTTCGAAGGTGTGACGATTTCACCAGACGGTAAATTCCTATACACATCCATTCAAAGCCCAATGGCAAATCCGGATAAAAAAACAGGGGAAGCCTCCAGAAATCTTCGTATTCTTAAGATGGATTTGGCGACGAAACAAATCGTTGGTGAGTATGTGTATGTGGCTGAACAAGCGGGAATGTTTGCGAAAGTGAATCAAAAAGATATCGTTATCAGCGATATGTCGGCTCTTTCTGGTGATGTGCTTTTGGTGGATGAGCGTGATAAAAACGCGGGCGCGGATGCTCAGTTGAAGAGGATCTACAAGTCCGATTTCTCCAAAGCAACGAATATTTTGGGGAAAGCGGCCAGCAATAACTTGGAAGGGCTATCCATTCAACAGTTGAAGGATCAAGGGATTCAGCCTGTAAGTAAAGAATTGATCGTTGATATTGCCAAACTTGGCTATCCCTATGAGAAAATCGAAGGACTAGCGGTCGTTGACAAAAATACGATTGCCATTGTTAACGATAACGATTTCGGTATCAGCTATGATGAAAAAGGCGTATTGACGTTAACGGGAGCTCCTACACAATTGCAACTTATTCAAGTAACAGATGACTTATCGACTAAATAG
- a CDS encoding DUF1450 domain-containing protein: MRNDIRICDKCKHMKVKTALSKISVIAPETEVKVACKSYCGPCSRFAFIFINGRYVTAPTEDEAIEKAKKYVK; this comes from the coding sequence ATGCGCAATGATATTCGCATTTGTGATAAATGCAAACATATGAAAGTGAAGACCGCCCTTTCAAAAATAAGCGTCATTGCTCCAGAAACTGAGGTCAAAGTAGCTTGTAAATCGTATTGCGGCCCTTGTTCTCGCTTTGCTTTTATTTTCATTAATGGCCGCTATGTAACAGCCCCAACGGAAGATGAAGCCATTGAAAAGGCAAAAAAATATGTGAAATAA
- a CDS encoding glutathione peroxidase has product MNVHQFTVRTIRGEEKSLADYKGQVLLIVNTATNCGLAPQFTGLQELHDTYKDQGFSVLGFPCNQFMDQEPGDDAQVQQACQLNFGVNFPLFSKINVNGSDAHPLYRHLKQQTSGIFGSGIKWNFTKFLVDQDGRVLKRFSPTTKPSKIDEQIRKLLEKSAVQA; this is encoded by the coding sequence TTGAACGTTCATCAATTTACGGTTCGAACGATCCGCGGTGAAGAGAAATCCCTTGCTGACTACAAGGGTCAAGTACTACTTATCGTCAATACGGCAACGAATTGTGGATTGGCTCCCCAATTTACAGGACTTCAAGAGCTCCACGACACCTACAAAGATCAAGGTTTCAGCGTGCTGGGTTTTCCTTGCAATCAATTCATGGATCAGGAACCCGGTGACGATGCACAGGTTCAACAGGCTTGCCAATTAAATTTCGGCGTCAACTTCCCCCTGTTTTCCAAAATAAATGTGAACGGATCCGACGCGCATCCTTTGTACCGCCACCTGAAGCAACAGACTTCCGGTATATTTGGCTCAGGCATTAAATGGAACTTCACGAAGTTTCTCGTTGATCAAGATGGCCGCGTCCTCAAACGTTTCTCCCCTACTACAAAGCCAAGTAAAATCGATGAGCAAATTCGTAAACTGCTTGAGAAATCCGCTGTCCAAGCTTAA
- a CDS encoding exopolyphosphatase, whose product MRLITRSDFDGLVCAMLFKKMNMVDEMKFVHPKDMQDGLIEVTENDILANVPYVPGCGLWFDHHSSELERMGEKVAYKGETRIAPSAARVVYDYYGGQETFGDIDDIMQGVDKADSAQFSKEDILNPSGWDLLSFIMDARTGLGRYRDYAISNYQLMEELVEHCATKSVHEIMELPDVKERVARYLELDVLYRDMLQTYTRTEGNVIITDLRNVETIYPGNRFMVYALYPEQNVSIWIVDGRNKQNCVFACGHSIVNRSSKTNIGNLMLQNGGGGHQAAGTCQVDYDQAEDVLKQIIATMRADG is encoded by the coding sequence ATGAGATTAATTACACGTTCGGATTTTGATGGTCTGGTATGTGCGATGCTTTTCAAAAAAATGAACATGGTGGATGAAATGAAATTCGTCCATCCCAAAGATATGCAGGACGGCTTGATTGAAGTTACGGAGAACGATATCTTGGCCAATGTCCCTTATGTGCCTGGTTGCGGTTTATGGTTTGATCACCACTCCAGCGAGCTTGAGCGTATGGGCGAGAAGGTAGCGTACAAAGGTGAAACGCGGATTGCCCCAAGCGCGGCACGTGTCGTCTATGATTATTACGGCGGCCAAGAAACCTTTGGCGATATCGATGATATTATGCAAGGCGTAGACAAAGCGGATTCGGCACAATTCAGCAAAGAGGATATTTTGAATCCAAGCGGCTGGGACCTGTTGTCCTTTATTATGGATGCCCGCACAGGCCTGGGTCGCTATCGCGATTATGCAATCAGCAATTATCAACTCATGGAAGAACTGGTCGAGCACTGTGCGACGAAATCTGTTCATGAAATTATGGAACTGCCTGATGTGAAGGAGCGTGTGGCACGTTACCTGGAATTGGACGTTCTCTATCGAGACATGCTGCAAACCTATACACGTACCGAAGGCAATGTCATTATTACGGATCTGCGTAATGTAGAGACCATTTATCCAGGCAATCGTTTCATGGTATACGCCCTTTATCCGGAGCAAAACGTATCGATTTGGATTGTCGACGGCCGCAATAAACAAAACTGTGTATTCGCGTGCGGTCATAGCATTGTCAATCGCTCCTCCAAGACGAATATCGGAAATTTGATGCTCCAAAATGGGGGTGGAGGTCACCAGGCTGCAGGGACTTGTCAGGTGGATTATGACCAAGCTGAGGATGTATTGAAGCAAATTATTGCAACGATGAGAGCAGACGGTTAA
- a CDS encoding response regulator transcription factor has protein sequence MKTILIVDDEEKIREVVASYLQNEGYRAIQSETGNKALELVRGGNVDLLILDLMLPDMPGEDVCRAIRQFSPVPVIMLTAKVSEDDRVQGLTLGADDYVLKPFSPRELTARVKAILRRTQEDSLLAEIISFHHEDLVIRPMKHEVYKIGKRLTLTPNEYKLLLILAHHPNRTFTREELVEKVLGFDYEGDHRSIDQHVKNLRQKIETDPKKPQYIVTVYSIGYRFTGGESS, from the coding sequence ATGAAGACAATTTTAATTGTTGATGATGAAGAAAAAATTCGTGAAGTTGTTGCGTCCTATTTGCAAAATGAGGGCTATCGGGCTATTCAGTCCGAAACAGGGAACAAAGCACTTGAACTCGTTCGAGGTGGCAATGTGGATCTGCTTATTCTGGATCTGATGCTGCCGGACATGCCCGGTGAAGATGTATGCAGGGCGATACGGCAGTTTTCTCCTGTTCCTGTCATCATGCTAACAGCGAAAGTTTCGGAGGATGACCGCGTCCAAGGATTAACACTCGGTGCCGATGATTATGTCTTGAAGCCGTTTAGCCCACGTGAACTAACAGCAAGAGTTAAAGCTATACTTCGTCGCACGCAGGAGGATTCGCTTCTTGCAGAAATTATTTCGTTTCATCATGAGGATCTTGTCATTCGGCCAATGAAACATGAAGTTTATAAAATCGGCAAACGGCTAACTCTAACTCCGAATGAATATAAATTGCTGCTGATTCTGGCGCATCATCCTAACCGAACGTTTACACGGGAGGAACTCGTTGAAAAAGTGCTCGGTTTTGATTATGAAGGCGATCATCGTTCCATCGATCAACATGTCAAAAACCTCCGTCAAAAAATAGAAACGGATCCCAAAAAGCCTCAATACATCGTCACCGTTTACTCCATTGGTTATCGGTTTACGGGAGGGGAATCATCGTGA
- a CDS encoding sensor histidine kinase, whose amino-acid sequence MRGLYARIVIAFISIASGVLLISTIAFIVTTHYHFSLYQSQTMEMNSPTFDAHFEQAVVQSVLWSAILCILLSVLISLLVAKRITAPLIQMKKVAERMAQGELRARTTVKGNDEIADLGGSLNHLAEQLMHQEQLRKTMTADVAHELRTPLATLKSHMEAMIDGVWTPSPERLESCYEEIERLRFLVGDLEQLTEMESPHFRLKLHQENVAVIVHRNIEAIRASFDQKGVHLVFESLTNVETVLDRQRLGQIVVNLLTNALKFTPQGGKVSVEVKEEQHSVIILVSDTGIGIKEEDLSFVFERFYRAEKSRDRKSGGSGIGLTIVNKLVQAHGGTIRMESRVGEGTIVEIHIPKILV is encoded by the coding sequence GTGAGAGGGTTATACGCACGAATTGTCATCGCATTTATTAGCATAGCTTCCGGTGTTTTGCTCATCTCAACCATAGCGTTTATCGTAACGACACATTACCACTTCTCCTTATATCAATCTCAAACGATGGAGATGAACTCACCGACATTTGATGCCCATTTTGAGCAGGCAGTAGTACAGTCTGTTCTTTGGTCTGCCATTCTGTGCATATTGCTCTCCGTTCTGATAAGTCTTTTGGTCGCCAAGAGAATCACAGCTCCGCTGATACAAATGAAAAAGGTCGCAGAGCGAATGGCGCAAGGAGAACTTAGAGCAAGAACAACAGTCAAAGGAAATGACGAGATCGCCGATCTGGGGGGCTCCCTTAATCATCTTGCTGAACAACTGATGCATCAAGAGCAGTTGCGTAAAACGATGACGGCTGATGTGGCGCATGAATTAAGAACGCCGCTTGCAACACTCAAAAGCCATATGGAAGCGATGATAGATGGCGTTTGGACGCCAAGTCCCGAGCGACTGGAGTCTTGTTATGAGGAGATTGAACGTTTGCGATTCCTGGTAGGCGATTTAGAGCAATTAACGGAAATGGAGTCCCCCCATTTCAGGCTGAAGCTGCATCAAGAAAATGTAGCAGTCATTGTTCATCGCAATATCGAAGCGATTCGGGCTTCTTTTGACCAAAAGGGAGTTCATCTTGTATTTGAAAGTTTAACTAACGTTGAAACTGTACTGGATAGGCAGCGATTAGGTCAAATTGTGGTGAACCTTTTAACGAATGCGCTAAAGTTTACGCCCCAAGGGGGGAAGGTCTCTGTTGAAGTGAAGGAAGAACAACACTCCGTGATCATTCTTGTATCGGATACTGGAATTGGAATTAAGGAAGAGGATCTAAGTTTTGTATTTGAACGTTTCTACCGCGCAGAGAAGTCCCGGGATCGTAAATCAGGCGGAAGTGGGATTGGATTAACGATTGTAAACAAATTGGTGCAAGCGCATGGAGGAACTATTCGAATGGAAAGCCGTGTTGGTGAAGGAACAATCGTAGAGATACATATTCCCAAGATTTTAGTGTAG
- a CDS encoding TIGR01777 family oxidoreductase yields MKIAVTGGSGFIGKRLISHLQQQGHELINISRSAQTVSPHARTVTWEQLRTSSQDLEGLDAIVNLAGESINQRWTSKAKERIVQSRIKAAEQVAQLVERMTTKPKVIVNASGMSVYGTSETETFDERSPHRQVDFLSGVVEQWEHTADQIKGPRIVKVRVGLVLDGQEGAFPKMALPYKLGVGGRIGSGKQWLSWIHIEDMVRLIDFCIVNDAIVGPVNATAPNPVTNLVFGRALGKAMHRPNLFPLPAFVLKLIFGELSTLLLDGQKVLPHVLLANGFTFKYIHVEKALADIV; encoded by the coding sequence ATGAAAATTGCAGTTACCGGCGGCAGCGGCTTTATAGGCAAGCGATTGATCTCACATTTGCAGCAGCAAGGCCATGAATTAATCAATATTTCCCGTTCAGCCCAAACTGTGAGCCCGCATGCGCGTACTGTAACATGGGAGCAACTGCGAACCTCTTCACAAGACCTCGAAGGTTTGGATGCGATCGTCAATCTTGCTGGAGAATCCATTAATCAACGGTGGACCTCGAAAGCCAAAGAGCGAATTGTCCAATCACGCATTAAGGCCGCTGAACAGGTTGCACAGCTGGTTGAAAGGATGACCACCAAACCCAAAGTGATTGTCAATGCTTCCGGTATGTCCGTCTACGGTACTTCAGAGACAGAGACATTTGATGAGCGAAGTCCTCATCGTCAAGTCGATTTTTTATCAGGCGTCGTCGAGCAGTGGGAACACACGGCAGATCAAATCAAAGGACCCAGAATCGTCAAAGTGCGCGTAGGACTTGTGCTCGATGGCCAAGAAGGCGCTTTTCCCAAAATGGCTCTGCCTTACAAGCTTGGCGTTGGCGGCCGAATAGGCAGCGGCAAGCAGTGGCTCTCATGGATCCATATTGAAGATATGGTGCGATTGATCGATTTCTGCATCGTGAACGATGCCATCGTTGGACCGGTCAATGCCACAGCGCCGAATCCGGTGACCAATCTAGTATTCGGACGGGCATTAGGGAAAGCGATGCACAGGCCTAACTTATTCCCGCTCCCCGCTTTCGTGCTGAAGCTGATTTTCGGCGAATTGTCCACCCTTCTCTTAGACGGCCAGAAGGTGCTCCCGCACGTTCTTCTTGCGAATGGATTTACATTCAAGTACATACACGTAGAAAAAGCGCTTGCCGATATCGTTTGA
- a CDS encoding MDR family MFS transporter, with the protein MNRLRGFLGSYHPIVHTLLLGTVMARAASSMSLPFLAIYLARHSSMSPVMIGVVIGMGSLAGTVGGFIGGTLSDRFGRRIIMLAALFGWAFVFLGFSVVKLPLLFMLLNMLNGLCRSFYEPVSQALMADLTEPAKRLSVFSLRYMAINVGVAVGPLLGAFFATWSGALPFMITGLIYFIYAVTLYVLLSKFGIKKIEGEKKSPVTFGSAWRVIRSDMTFRYYILGGIIGAIGYSQVMVTLSQYLEKSFVDGVKMFAILMSVNAIVVIAMQIPLTRWSEKYTPLAAIVFGNLMFALGDIGFALSHSLIWLIVSMSIFTLGEILNYPAANMLIDKLAPEHMRGTYFGAQTLTNVGHFMGPWIGGFLLVSYGGSTLFNSMAVITLAGSIFYWKGTIRQRLLKNTSKKENL; encoded by the coding sequence ATGAATCGGTTGCGTGGTTTTCTTGGTTCATATCATCCCATTGTGCATACGCTGCTGTTGGGAACGGTGATGGCTAGGGCAGCGTCATCGATGAGCTTGCCGTTTCTTGCCATCTATTTGGCAAGACATTCGTCCATGAGTCCCGTCATGATCGGGGTCGTTATCGGGATGGGCTCTCTGGCAGGAACGGTCGGCGGTTTTATTGGCGGGACATTATCTGACCGATTTGGCCGAAGAATTATTATGTTAGCCGCACTATTTGGCTGGGCATTCGTATTTCTGGGCTTCAGTGTCGTTAAATTACCGCTCCTGTTCATGCTGCTCAATATGCTGAACGGGCTCTGCCGGTCCTTCTATGAACCGGTATCGCAGGCCTTGATGGCAGATCTGACAGAACCTGCGAAGCGGCTTAGCGTATTCTCATTACGCTACATGGCCATTAACGTCGGGGTTGCTGTTGGTCCATTGTTAGGTGCTTTTTTTGCCACCTGGAGTGGAGCGCTTCCTTTTATGATCACGGGTCTCATTTATTTTATTTATGCCGTTACCCTGTATGTCCTGTTAAGCAAGTTTGGCATTAAAAAAATCGAAGGTGAGAAGAAATCACCTGTTACTTTTGGTTCTGCATGGCGTGTCATTCGCAGTGATATGACTTTTCGCTACTATATTTTAGGCGGTATCATTGGCGCAATCGGCTACTCGCAGGTCATGGTGACACTTTCGCAATATTTGGAGAAAAGCTTTGTGGATGGCGTCAAAATGTTTGCCATTCTGATGAGCGTTAATGCAATTGTGGTGATTGCCATGCAAATTCCGCTTACGCGCTGGTCCGAGAAGTATACACCGCTTGCAGCTATCGTTTTTGGCAATTTAATGTTTGCATTAGGCGATATTGGATTTGCGTTGTCGCATTCGCTTATTTGGCTTATTGTGTCTATGAGTATTTTTACATTGGGTGAGATCTTGAATTACCCGGCAGCGAATATGTTGATTGACAAATTAGCGCCTGAGCATATGCGAGGAACGTATTTTGGTGCCCAAACTTTAACGAACGTCGGTCACTTTATGGGCCCATGGATTGGTGGATTTTTGCTTGTTTCCTATGGGGGCAGCACGTTGTTCAACAGTATGGCGGTAATTACATTGGCGGGTTCCATTTTCTACTGGAAAGGCACGATTCGTCAAAGGTTGCTGAAAAATACGTCGAAAAAAGAAAATTTATGA